The Leadbettera azotonutricia ZAS-9 genome has a window encoding:
- the dnaG gene encoding DNA primase has product MPLISKTTIDEVNSRMDAVAVVQDYVRLDKRGGRWWGLCPFHSEKTGSFTVNPEMKAYHCFGCGKGGSVLNFVMEMDKLSFPETVELLAKKLGIEIVYDNSGSGPAPDDGKNQRKEELFELYRRMAATFQHFLEKKAEGGPAKQYIIGRGLNNEMIERFHLGYAPGDRQWLYSFLLKKGYSRDFLNVSGLFSSRYPGMPLFAGRIMFPISDRQGRIVAFGGRVLEGAQGPVRADGRAPPKYINSPEIEIYKKGETIFAIDLALPEIRHTKEVYLVEGYMDAIAMHQAGIANTVAPLGTAFTDDQAKLLRRWAEKAILVFDSDGAGQAAVVKGILTCRRNGLSCAVAVPTGEGEAALKDPADILKNYGPEALQKSVKCYINDFEYLIARAKSLYDTSGSEGKAKAVSFIFPFIQTLDSEVAKDAFIDAAADAFGASRQAVKNDLRRIAAGIRQGEGKPQPHKEDKPGQVRMNDELFLLMVVAVNDMKEGNQKLYPEFRKALKINEIDDAAAKELFIALEESYINDEAGVDQFLDRIKLKEVRDFFLERGSSEEFTINPERLLADGIKKTIRKKLERQLDEIVIKLRSLKKNASPGDEEADDLLAEKMRIDEKLRQLKEDSR; this is encoded by the coding sequence ATGCCCCTTATTTCCAAAACCACCATCGATGAAGTGAACAGCCGCATGGACGCCGTGGCGGTTGTTCAGGATTATGTGCGCCTCGATAAAAGGGGAGGCCGCTGGTGGGGCCTCTGTCCCTTTCATTCTGAAAAGACAGGTTCCTTCACGGTCAACCCGGAAATGAAAGCCTATCACTGTTTTGGCTGCGGAAAAGGCGGCTCGGTCTTGAACTTTGTCATGGAAATGGACAAGCTCAGCTTCCCCGAAACAGTGGAGCTTTTGGCGAAAAAGCTGGGCATAGAGATCGTCTACGACAATTCCGGCAGCGGCCCGGCCCCGGATGACGGGAAAAACCAGCGGAAAGAAGAGCTTTTTGAGCTTTATAGGCGAATGGCTGCCACTTTTCAGCATTTTTTGGAAAAAAAAGCTGAAGGAGGGCCCGCAAAACAGTATATTATAGGCAGAGGCTTGAACAACGAAATGATTGAACGCTTCCATTTAGGCTACGCCCCCGGGGATCGCCAATGGCTTTACAGTTTCCTTTTGAAAAAGGGGTACTCCAGGGATTTCCTCAATGTGTCGGGGCTTTTCTCGTCCCGGTATCCGGGAATGCCCCTTTTTGCGGGCCGCATTATGTTCCCCATTTCCGACCGCCAGGGCCGAATCGTGGCCTTTGGGGGCCGTGTGCTCGAAGGCGCCCAGGGTCCCGTGCGCGCCGACGGCAGGGCGCCTCCTAAATACATCAACTCCCCGGAAATCGAAATTTACAAAAAAGGCGAAACCATTTTTGCCATTGATCTTGCCCTGCCCGAAATACGGCATACCAAGGAGGTGTACCTTGTCGAGGGCTACATGGATGCAATCGCCATGCATCAGGCGGGAATCGCCAATACTGTGGCGCCTTTGGGCACAGCCTTTACGGACGATCAGGCCAAGCTCCTCAGGCGCTGGGCCGAAAAAGCCATCCTGGTTTTTGATTCGGACGGGGCAGGGCAGGCCGCTGTGGTCAAGGGCATACTCACCTGCCGCCGGAACGGCCTTTCCTGCGCTGTAGCGGTCCCTACAGGCGAAGGGGAAGCTGCATTAAAGGACCCTGCCGATATTCTTAAAAATTATGGTCCAGAGGCGTTGCAAAAGAGTGTTAAATGTTATATAAATGATTTTGAATACCTTATTGCCCGGGCAAAGTCTCTCTATGATACCAGCGGCTCTGAAGGGAAGGCAAAGGCAGTGTCCTTTATCTTCCCCTTTATCCAGACCCTGGACTCCGAGGTGGCAAAAGACGCCTTTATAGACGCCGCCGCCGATGCCTTTGGGGCATCCCGTCAGGCGGTGAAGAACGATTTGCGTCGCATAGCAGCAGGTATTCGTCAGGGCGAGGGAAAGCCTCAGCCCCACAAGGAGGATAAACCTGGTCAAGTCCGCATGAACGATGAGCTTTTTCTGCTCATGGTTGTGGCGGTGAATGACATGAAGGAAGGGAACCAAAAGCTATACCCTGAATTCCGGAAGGCCCTCAAAATAAATGAGATCGATGACGCTGCGGCAAAAGAACTTTTTATCGCTTTGGAAGAAAGTTACATAAATGATGAAGCCGGGGTCGATCAGTTTCTGGACAGGATTAAGCTGAAAGAAGTACGGGATTTTTTCCTTGAAAGGGGGAGTTCGGAGGAATTTACGATCAACCCCGAAAGGCTCCTTGCCGATGGCATCAAAAAAACGATCCGAAAAAAGCTGGAGCGCCAGCTGGACGAAATTGTCATAAAATTGCGGAGCCTGAAGAAAAATGCCTCCCCTGGGGATGAAGAAGCCGATGATTTACTTGCCGAGAAAATGCGCATAGACGAAAAATTGCGTCAACTGAAGGAAGATAGCCGATGA
- the mltG gene encoding endolytic transglycosylase MltG produces MLRVIRRIAKFMSILIALALVLCGLAVAGFMYFNAPPDSAAHPLAGDNTLRIDSDGALFLEVRSGETSLSVGNRLQEAGIIRNRYFWQVLSRYKKDYIKTGSYRIELPASQIAIHSLLVAGDQILVRVTIPEGVTLKKTARIMEESGICPGDAFIEAASSPGLLNYYHIPNKTLEGYLYPDTYLFPLSYPAEKVAAQMADNFYSRLSEAAPEALNMSAGELNDRVILASIVEREYRVNQEAAIMAGVFLNRLKIGMALQSCATVEYVITEIQGRPHPEVLYNRDIEIRDPYNTYIRPGLPPGPISAPGRVALDAAFHPVPSDFLYFRLVDAAAGSHYFSRTLDDHIKAGALYLKGSAR; encoded by the coding sequence ATGCTCCGGGTAATACGTAGAATTGCCAAATTCATGAGCATACTCATAGCCCTGGCTTTGGTTCTGTGCGGCCTGGCCGTAGCGGGCTTTATGTATTTCAATGCCCCTCCGGATTCGGCAGCCCATCCCCTTGCAGGGGACAATACTCTAAGAATAGACAGCGATGGCGCCCTTTTCCTTGAAGTGAGGAGCGGCGAGACTTCCCTTTCCGTAGGGAACCGCCTCCAGGAAGCTGGAATCATACGCAATCGTTATTTTTGGCAGGTTCTGTCGCGATACAAAAAGGACTATATAAAAACCGGTTCTTACCGCATTGAACTCCCCGCAAGCCAGATCGCCATTCATTCGCTTCTTGTGGCGGGGGATCAAATCCTCGTCCGTGTTACCATACCCGAGGGCGTTACCCTAAAAAAAACCGCCCGCATCATGGAAGAATCAGGAATCTGTCCGGGGGATGCATTTATCGAAGCCGCCTCGTCCCCAGGCCTTTTAAACTATTACCATATCCCTAACAAAACCCTGGAAGGCTATCTTTACCCCGACACCTACCTTTTCCCCCTTTCCTATCCTGCCGAAAAAGTAGCTGCCCAAATGGCGGATAACTTTTACAGCCGCCTTTCCGAGGCTGCTCCGGAGGCACTGAACATGAGCGCCGGGGAACTCAACGATAGGGTGATACTCGCTTCCATTGTTGAGCGGGAATACCGGGTTAACCAGGAAGCGGCCATTATGGCGGGTGTTTTCCTCAACCGCCTTAAAATCGGCATGGCACTCCAGTCCTGCGCCACTGTCGAATACGTCATCACCGAGATTCAGGGCCGGCCCCACCCGGAAGTGCTTTATAACCGGGACATTGAGATCCGGGACCCTTACAATACCTACATACGGCCGGGCCTTCCTCCAGGGCCGATTTCAGCCCCCGGCAGGGTAGCCCTGGACGCGGCTTTCCACCCCGTGCCTTCGGACTTCCTCTACTTTAGGCTTGTAGACGCCGCAGCAGGCAGCCACTATTTTTCCAGAACCCTGGACGACCATATAAAAGCGGGAGCCCTTTACCTCAAGGGGAGCGCCCGCTAG
- a CDS encoding MBL fold metallo-hydrolase, producing MQICFFGVRGSIAAPQLPSQIKSKISAILERLTPDDIASPENREHFLAGLPPWLFGTVGGNSPCVAVRFDKSSEVIVFDAGSGIRELGIACSKESPKPQHYHIFFSHFHWDHIAGLPFFNPAYDPSVSVDFYSPKPNLETALHGQMASPYFPVHMESMGAKKAFRTLGEPLDINGCKITWKKMNHPGDSYSYKVEEHQKKFIYATDTELSADDFLKNDENIAYFQGADLIVIDSQYTLGEAIDKYNWGHSAFSLAVDFAANWGIKHMVLFHHDPTYDDHKLFNILQSARWYTERMNIKGIKISLAMEGMELAL from the coding sequence ATGCAGATCTGTTTTTTCGGCGTCCGAGGCTCCATTGCAGCGCCCCAGCTGCCGTCCCAGATAAAGTCCAAAATCTCGGCCATCCTCGAACGGCTGACCCCTGACGATATAGCCAGTCCCGAAAACCGCGAACACTTCCTGGCTGGTCTCCCGCCCTGGCTTTTTGGCACAGTAGGCGGTAATTCACCCTGTGTTGCGGTGCGCTTTGACAAAAGCAGCGAAGTCATTGTTTTCGATGCAGGCTCGGGCATACGGGAGCTGGGCATTGCCTGTTCCAAAGAATCGCCCAAGCCCCAGCATTACCATATCTTTTTTTCCCATTTCCATTGGGATCATATAGCGGGCCTTCCTTTCTTTAACCCCGCCTACGATCCTTCTGTCTCTGTTGATTTCTATTCCCCCAAGCCCAACCTCGAAACCGCCCTCCATGGCCAGATGGCGTCCCCTTATTTTCCGGTGCACATGGAATCCATGGGGGCAAAAAAGGCTTTCCGCACCCTGGGAGAGCCACTCGATATCAATGGCTGCAAAATTACCTGGAAAAAGATGAACCATCCTGGGGATTCCTACTCCTATAAAGTCGAGGAGCATCAGAAGAAGTTCATTTACGCTACAGACACGGAGCTTTCGGCTGACGATTTCCTCAAAAATGATGAAAACATTGCCTATTTTCAGGGCGCCGACCTTATTGTCATAGATTCCCAATACACCCTGGGCGAGGCCATAGACAAGTACAATTGGGGCCACAGCGCTTTTAGCCTTGCGGTGGATTTTGCGGCCAATTGGGGCATCAAGCATATGGTTCTTTTCCACCATGACCCGACCTACGACGATCACAAGCTTTTCAATATACTCCAGTCTGCCCGCTGGTATACGGAGCGCATGAACATCAAGGGGATTAAAATCTCCCTTGCGATGGAAGGCATGGAGCTGGCCCTTTAA
- a CDS encoding YkgJ family cysteine cluster protein yields the protein MQNSKKTGDSAPFYAKGLKFSCTKCSDCCRHEPGFVFLTENDFNVLSKALLMGYTQFMETCCRWVPSPDGTERLSLRERSNLDCVLWREGCLVYEARPLQCRSFPFWPSVLRSKTAWKATAMGCPGMGHGELHSADIIEGWLEQQHKENVIIRKTSDPKGGC from the coding sequence ATGCAAAACAGCAAAAAAACCGGGGATTCTGCCCCTTTCTATGCCAAAGGACTCAAGTTCTCCTGTACCAAATGCTCGGACTGCTGCAGGCACGAGCCTGGTTTCGTGTTCCTTACCGAGAATGATTTCAATGTTCTATCTAAAGCCTTGCTAATGGGGTATACTCAGTTCATGGAAACCTGTTGCCGCTGGGTTCCCTCTCCTGACGGTACCGAGCGGCTTTCTTTAAGGGAAAGATCCAATCTGGACTGCGTTCTTTGGAGGGAGGGCTGCCTTGTTTACGAAGCCCGGCCCCTGCAATGCAGGTCCTTTCCCTTCTGGCCCTCTGTGCTCCGTTCAAAAACGGCCTGGAAGGCAACAGCTATGGGTTGTCCGGGCATGGGGCATGGGGAGCTTCATTCTGCCGACATTATAGAGGGCTGGCTTGAACAACAGCATAAGGAAAATGTTATTATAAGGAAGACCTCAGACCCTAAGGGGGGGTGTTGA
- the queA gene encoding tRNA preQ1(34) S-adenosylmethionine ribosyltransferase-isomerase QueA, with translation MKTSDFFFDLPENLIAQYPPEKRGMSRLVVLDRKSGLREHRMTAELPQILSAWDKRPLLVFNNSKVRKARLLGTSAETGAKAEFLLLNKIDEYTWKAMAQRAKRRHPGSRYVFGDFAKGEILAEDEEFRILRFDRPIDDSWLDIHGHIPLPPYIKRDDTKTDSDRYQTVYAQNTGSAAAPTAGLHFTREILADLEKHGMDTAFVTLHVGLGTFLPVRASNIEDHTMHEESFSIDEETAAKIEKAKSEKRPVLAVGTTSVRTLESAWICDAGSPSGGYLKRGDGATSIFIYPGYQFKVIDAMFTNFHTPGSTLLMLVSAFAGRELILETYREAVEKEYRFFSYGDAMLIK, from the coding sequence ATGAAAACTTCCGATTTCTTTTTTGATTTGCCTGAAAACCTCATTGCCCAGTACCCGCCGGAGAAGCGGGGCATGAGCCGTCTAGTGGTATTGGACAGGAAGTCCGGCCTTCGTGAACACCGCATGACAGCGGAACTCCCTCAAATACTTTCCGCTTGGGATAAAAGGCCCCTTCTGGTTTTCAACAATTCCAAAGTCCGCAAGGCCCGGCTTTTGGGAACTTCAGCGGAAACAGGCGCGAAAGCAGAATTTCTCCTCCTCAATAAAATCGATGAATATACCTGGAAGGCCATGGCCCAGCGGGCAAAACGCCGCCACCCCGGCAGCCGCTATGTGTTTGGTGATTTTGCCAAAGGGGAGATCCTTGCAGAGGACGAAGAATTCCGCATACTCCGCTTTGATCGCCCCATAGACGACAGTTGGCTGGACATCCACGGACACATACCCCTGCCGCCCTATATCAAGCGTGATGATACTAAAACCGATAGCGACCGGTATCAAACGGTCTATGCCCAAAATACCGGTTCCGCTGCAGCGCCCACCGCCGGCCTTCATTTTACCCGAGAGATTTTGGCGGACCTTGAAAAACACGGCATGGACACCGCCTTTGTCACCCTCCATGTGGGGCTTGGAACTTTCCTCCCTGTCCGCGCTTCCAACATCGAAGACCATACCATGCACGAGGAAAGTTTCAGCATTGATGAAGAGACCGCAGCGAAGATTGAAAAAGCCAAGTCCGAGAAGAGGCCGGTGCTGGCAGTAGGTACTACCAGTGTGCGTACACTGGAATCGGCCTGGATTTGCGATGCCGGTTCTCCTTCGGGGGGCTATCTCAAACGAGGCGATGGGGCTACTTCGATATTCATTTATCCGGGATATCAATTTAAAGTGATAGATGCCATGTTCACCAATTTTCACACCCCCGGCTCAACGCTGCTTATGCTGGTATCGGCTTTCGCGGGCAGGGAGCTTATCCTGGAGACTTACAGGGAAGCGGTAGAGAAGGAGTACAGGTTTTTCAGCTACGGCGATGCTATGCTGATAAAGTGA
- the ruvB gene encoding Holliday junction branch migration DNA helicase RuvB produces the protein MAKKREKTSEKVSEDFADFDGIVHPEQKPLDDEHELSLRPRSMGEFLGQKQMKENLSVFIEAAKKRNESLDHLFLIGPPGLGKTTLAQVVAHELGSEFKVTSAPALDKPKDLAGILTTVTAKTVFFIDEIHRLKPAIEEMLYIAMEDYELDWIIGQGPSARTIRIPIQPFTLVGATTKAGNVSSPLISRFGITCRFSFYDEKDMEAIVRRSSGILKVQIDDDAAALLARSARGTPRVVNRLLRRIRDFAQIRNSPVISSEVVAEGLKRLEIDSLGLERHDREILRIIIERYNGGPVGAETLAISIGESVDTLEDYYEPYLIQAGLIQRTPRGRVVTALAYEHLNLKPGNDAGLLF, from the coding sequence ATGGCAAAAAAACGCGAAAAAACAAGCGAAAAAGTATCCGAAGATTTTGCCGATTTTGACGGTATAGTCCATCCCGAACAAAAGCCTTTGGATGACGAACACGAACTAAGCCTTCGCCCCCGCAGCATGGGAGAATTCCTCGGCCAAAAGCAGATGAAAGAAAACCTCTCTGTTTTTATCGAGGCCGCCAAAAAACGCAATGAAAGCCTGGATCACCTTTTTTTGATAGGTCCTCCGGGTCTCGGCAAAACTACCCTTGCCCAGGTAGTAGCCCACGAGCTGGGTTCCGAATTCAAAGTTACCTCAGCCCCTGCCCTGGATAAACCCAAAGACCTCGCCGGCATACTTACCACGGTTACTGCGAAGACTGTTTTCTTCATCGACGAGATTCACCGCCTCAAGCCCGCCATCGAAGAGATGCTCTATATCGCAATGGAAGATTACGAACTCGACTGGATCATAGGCCAGGGCCCTTCGGCCCGTACCATACGCATACCCATTCAGCCCTTTACCCTGGTAGGCGCCACTACCAAGGCAGGCAATGTTTCGAGCCCACTCATAAGCCGTTTCGGCATCACCTGCCGTTTTTCTTTTTACGATGAAAAAGATATGGAAGCCATAGTCCGCCGTTCATCAGGAATTCTGAAAGTTCAAATTGATGATGACGCCGCGGCCCTCCTGGCCCGTTCAGCCCGGGGCACTCCCCGCGTGGTAAACCGCCTTCTCCGCCGCATCAGGGATTTTGCCCAAATCAGGAACAGCCCCGTCATCTCAAGCGAAGTAGTAGCCGAGGGCCTTAAGCGCCTCGAGATTGATAGCCTCGGCCTTGAACGCCACGACCGCGAAATACTTCGCATCATCATAGAGCGCTACAACGGCGGCCCTGTCGGCGCAGAAACCCTCGCCATTTCCATAGGCGAATCGGTAGACACCCTGGAAGATTACTACGAGCCTTACCTCATCCAGGCGGGCCTCATCCAGCGCACCCCCCGGGGCAGGGTAGTAACCGCCCTGGCCTACGAACACCTCAACTTGAAGCCGGGGAATGATGCGGGTCTCCTTTTTTAA
- the ruvA gene encoding Holliday junction branch migration protein RuvA encodes MFNSLKGIITEKLSDSVYLLTGGVEWEISVPSTDIDRLPTRGEEGRVYTWLLHREDQMKLFGFADEERRATFLELLKVEGIGPKGALKIMGGIGQEELERALETENLSRLEAVPGLGKKTAQKMILALKGKLASARAAPEIASPYGELANALVEMGYDKKQAVDALAKADADLASSLTGKDKAEKEKLLFKQAIVYLSGM; translated from the coding sequence ATGTTTAACAGTCTCAAGGGCATTATCACAGAAAAGTTATCCGATTCGGTTTATCTCTTAACCGGCGGAGTAGAATGGGAAATTTCCGTTCCATCCACCGACATAGACCGCCTCCCAACCAGGGGAGAGGAGGGCAGGGTCTACACCTGGTTATTGCACCGGGAAGATCAGATGAAGCTTTTCGGTTTTGCAGATGAGGAGAGGCGTGCCACGTTTCTGGAACTCCTCAAAGTTGAAGGCATAGGCCCCAAAGGCGCCCTTAAAATAATGGGCGGCATAGGGCAGGAAGAACTTGAGCGGGCTCTGGAAACAGAAAATCTTAGCAGGCTCGAAGCAGTGCCGGGGCTGGGCAAGAAAACCGCCCAGAAGATGATACTGGCCCTCAAAGGCAAGCTCGCTTCCGCAAGGGCGGCCCCTGAAATTGCTTCTCCCTACGGCGAACTTGCCAACGCTCTTGTGGAAATGGGCTACGATAAAAAGCAGGCAGTTGACGCCCTGGCAAAGGCCGATGCGGATTTGGCATCGAGTTTGACTGGTAAAGACAAAGCCGAAAAAGAGAAGCTTCTCTTTAAGCAGGCCATTGTCTATTTAAGCGGGATGTAA
- a CDS encoding ATP-binding protein: MVRKIITIDREKCNGCGLCAEACHEGAIRIIDGKAKLIRDDYCDGLGNCLPVCPTGAITFEEREAKEYNEKAISREATVTQSQLTQWPVQIKLVSVNAPYFDNAALLISADCGAYAYGNFHNEFMKNKVVLIGCPKLDEGDYAEKLTEIIKRNNIKSVMVIRMEVPCCGGIENAVITALKNSNKMIPWRVITLSINGEILAD; this comes from the coding sequence ATGGTGCGAAAAATTATAACCATAGACCGCGAAAAATGTAACGGCTGCGGGCTATGCGCTGAAGCCTGTCATGAGGGGGCTATCCGCATTATTGATGGCAAGGCAAAACTAATACGGGACGATTATTGTGATGGACTTGGTAATTGTTTGCCCGTTTGTCCTACAGGCGCTATTACTTTTGAGGAACGCGAGGCAAAAGAATATAACGAGAAGGCAATTTCCCGCGAGGCTACGGTAACGCAAAGTCAACTTACCCAGTGGCCGGTACAGATAAAACTTGTATCGGTAAATGCGCCGTATTTTGATAATGCCGCCCTGTTAATATCCGCTGACTGCGGCGCATACGCCTACGGCAATTTCCACAATGAATTTATGAAAAACAAAGTCGTTCTGATAGGCTGTCCGAAACTTGATGAAGGAGACTACGCCGAAAAACTAACTGAAATTATTAAGCGGAATAACATAAAATCAGTTATGGTAATCAGGATGGAAGTCCCTTGTTGCGGCGGCATTGAAAATGCCGTAATTACTGCGCTTAAAAATTCCAATAAAATGATTCCCTGGAGGGTGATTACCCTATCCATAAACGGCGAAATCCTGGCAGATTAA
- a CDS encoding Crp/Fnr family transcriptional regulator, which produces MAGGKFTSVGVVLSGCIHLVEDDFWGNRSIVARFEPVESFGEAFSFGEKDYIPVSILAAEQSDILLINCNKIIFTCSSACMFHQRLIMNIIKNMAQKNNMLMKKIEHITRRTTREKLLSYLSFHARKTKSGIFEIPFNRQELADYLSIDRSAMSQELCRMRDERMLNFNKNKFELLQGNENNI; this is translated from the coding sequence ATGGCTGGAGGAAAATTTACCTCAGTTGGTGTTGTCCTTTCCGGTTGTATTCACCTTGTGGAGGATGATTTCTGGGGGAATCGTAGTATTGTGGCAAGGTTTGAGCCGGTCGAATCATTTGGCGAAGCCTTTTCTTTCGGAGAAAAAGATTATATACCTGTCAGCATTTTAGCCGCAGAACAATCGGATATTCTTTTGATTAACTGTAACAAAATTATTTTCACTTGTTCATCGGCCTGTATGTTTCATCAGAGACTAATAATGAATATTATCAAAAACATGGCGCAGAAAAACAATATGCTTATGAAGAAAATTGAGCATATTACCCGCCGTACCACAAGAGAAAAATTGCTTTCCTATCTTTCATTCCATGCCCGGAAAACAAAAAGCGGCATATTTGAAATTCCCTTCAACAGGCAAGAACTGGCGGATTATCTTTCAATTGATAGGAGCGCAATGTCGCAGGAACTTTGCCGGATGCGTGATGAAAGAATGTTGAATTTTAATAAAAATAAATTTGAACTTTTGCAGGGTAATGAAAATAATATATGA
- a CDS encoding MBL fold metallo-hydrolase → MNVMPKLYYQGHGSFRISASDGRVIYVDPYAGDGYTLPADIVLITHQHSDHNKIELVTQKDGCRVITNVEALAGGKHNSFDINGIHIEAVEAKNLIHNPRKCVGYIISLDGISLYASGDTSMTKQMESFAERKLDYALFPCDGVVNMSLKMGSKCAKMVGAKHNIPIHLKPRALFNRKRADKWDAPNKLIIEPGQEIILSSAGE, encoded by the coding sequence ATGAACGTAATGCCAAAATTATACTACCAGGGACACGGCAGCTTTCGTATAAGCGCCAGTGATGGACGAGTGATATATGTTGACCCCTATGCGGGTGACGGATACACTTTGCCCGCCGATATTGTGCTTATCACCCACCAGCATAGCGACCATAACAAGATCGAACTGGTCACGCAAAAAGACGGCTGCCGGGTTATTACGAATGTCGAGGCATTGGCTGGCGGTAAACATAACAGTTTTGATATAAATGGAATTCATATTGAAGCCGTTGAAGCGAAAAATCTTATACATAACCCAAGAAAATGCGTTGGGTATATCATCTCACTTGATGGTATATCTTTGTATGCTTCCGGTGATACGTCAATGACAAAACAAATGGAAAGCTTTGCGGAACGTAAACTTGATTACGCATTATTTCCTTGCGATGGCGTTGTCAACATGAGCCTCAAAATGGGGTCGAAATGCGCAAAGATGGTCGGGGCAAAACACAACATACCCATTCATCTGAAACCTCGCGCACTGTTCAATAGGAAACGTGCAGATAAATGGGATGCGCCAAATAAGCTCATTATCGAACCGGGGCAAGAAATAATCCTGAGTTCAGCGGGTGAGTAA
- the ruvC gene encoding crossover junction endodeoxyribonuclease RuvC — MGSSPSKKSGLLKAASDRAGRRILGVDPGLASTGWGVIDYTGNKLRYIAHGCIETEANRPRAERLFFIYRSFVEVLKTYTPAEAAIENLYFGKNVSSAMAVAEARGVLCMALAQAGLPVLELTPNAIKKAVVGESSAGKAQVQEMVRFLLGLTEIPRPDHAADALGAAVCAAHSVTFG, encoded by the coding sequence ATGGGTTCGAGTCCGAGTAAAAAAAGCGGCCTCCTCAAGGCCGCCAGCGATCGGGCAGGGCGCAGGATTTTGGGCGTTGACCCCGGCCTTGCCTCCACTGGCTGGGGGGTGATTGATTATACGGGCAATAAGCTCCGCTACATAGCCCACGGCTGCATCGAAACAGAGGCGAACCGCCCCAGGGCGGAGCGCCTTTTTTTTATTTATCGATCTTTTGTTGAGGTGCTCAAAACATATACGCCCGCGGAAGCGGCCATAGAAAATCTCTATTTCGGCAAGAATGTTTCAAGCGCCATGGCAGTGGCCGAAGCCCGGGGAGTGCTCTGCATGGCCCTGGCGCAGGCGGGCCTTCCGGTGCTGGAGCTTACTCCCAATGCCATCAAGAAAGCGGTGGTGGGTGAAAGTTCGGCGGGCAAGGCTCAGGTTCAGGAGATGGTGCGTTTTCTCCTGGGCCTTACGGAGATACCCAGGCCCGACCATGCTGCCGACGCCCTGGGCGCTGCGGTGTGCGCGGCGCATTCGGTTACGTTTGGATGA
- a CDS encoding YebC/PmpR family DNA-binding transcriptional regulator — translation MSGHSKWATIKHAKGAADAKRGQMFTKLIKEITIAARMGGGDPNGNPRLRTAILKARGANMPKDNITNAIKKGTGELEGVSYEELTYEAFLGGGVGLLIEVLTDNKNRAAADVRNLLTRGGGELAKAGSVSRLFKRQGIITLDGEKYTEDQVMEAAIDGGAEDVAASDGIVEVTTAPEDFEAVANALSEKGFETMSAEISMVADTEVSLENEATAKAVKLIDRLEENDDVQNVYSNIAIPDGFESE, via the coding sequence ATGTCGGGCCACAGCAAATGGGCGACTATTAAACACGCTAAGGGTGCCGCTGATGCAAAGCGGGGCCAGATGTTCACTAAGCTGATCAAGGAAATTACTATTGCCGCCAGAATGGGCGGGGGCGATCCCAATGGGAATCCCCGGCTTAGGACTGCCATCCTCAAGGCCAGGGGCGCCAATATGCCCAAGGACAATATCACCAATGCCATCAAAAAGGGCACCGGCGAACTTGAAGGCGTCAGCTACGAAGAACTGACTTACGAAGCCTTCCTTGGAGGCGGGGTAGGGCTGCTCATCGAGGTGCTTACAGACAACAAAAACCGCGCGGCTGCGGATGTACGCAATCTCTTGACCCGTGGCGGCGGCGAGCTTGCCAAGGCCGGCTCTGTCTCGCGGCTCTTCAAGCGCCAGGGGATCATCACCCTGGACGGGGAAAAATACACCGAAGATCAGGTGATGGAAGCTGCCATCGACGGAGGCGCCGAAGATGTGGCTGCTTCTGATGGCATCGTCGAAGTTACCACCGCCCCTGAAGATTTTGAAGCCGTGGCCAATGCCCTTTCTGAAAAGGGTTTTGAAACCATGAGCGCCGAAATCAGCATGGTTGCCGATACCGAGGTAAGCCTTGAAAACGAAGCGACCGCAAAGGCTGTAAAACTCATCGACAGGCTCGAAGAAAACGACGATGTTCAGAACGTGTACTCGAATATCGCCATCCCCGATGGGTTCGAGTCCGAGTAA